In Candidatus Eisenbacteria bacterium, a single genomic region encodes these proteins:
- a CDS encoding cytochrome c oxidase subunit 3 family protein — translation MRRSEQSAAREIPHHFATPRQAYESGKLGMWIFLATEVLLFGGLFAAYAVYRGNHPEVFVYAHRFLDARLGALNTLILITSSLTMAWAVRSAQLGNRRLLTLLLALTLLGGGAFLGVKIVEYEHKWKHGLLWGEQYRPHHPETAQEHSSAPEIPRETPPGDRTNIPPAAIGPPGLASSTDEERAAHASAKEPRNVHLFFGVYFAMTGLHGLHVIAGLLVIGWVFVRARGGAYGPSNFEPVDRAGLYWHLVDLIWIFLFPLLYLIH, via the coding sequence TTGAGACGGTCCGAACAGAGCGCCGCGCGCGAGATCCCGCATCATTTCGCGACGCCGCGCCAGGCCTACGAGTCCGGCAAGCTGGGAATGTGGATCTTCCTCGCCACGGAGGTTCTTCTCTTCGGCGGTCTCTTCGCGGCCTACGCGGTCTATCGAGGGAACCATCCCGAGGTTTTCGTTTACGCGCATCGCTTTCTCGATGCCCGGCTCGGCGCGCTCAACACGCTCATCCTCATCACGAGCAGCCTCACGATGGCTTGGGCGGTCCGCTCCGCACAGCTCGGCAACAGGCGTCTCCTTACGCTTCTTCTCGCGCTCACTCTTCTCGGCGGAGGCGCGTTCCTCGGCGTGAAGATCGTCGAGTACGAGCACAAGTGGAAGCACGGGCTCCTGTGGGGAGAGCAGTACCGGCCGCATCACCCGGAGACGGCGCAGGAACATTCTTCCGCGCCGGAGATCCCCCGGGAGACGCCGCCCGGGGATCGGACGAACATCCCGCCGGCGGCGATCGGTCCGCCCGGGCTCGCCTCCTCCACCGACGAGGAACGCGCGGCGCACGCGAGCGCGAAGGAGCCGCGCAACGTCCATCTCTTCTTCGGCGTCTACTTCGCGATGACCGGCCTCCACGGTCTTCACGTGATCGCGGGGCTCTTGGTGATCGGGTGGGTGTTCGTTCGGGCGCGCGGCGGCGCGTACGGTCCTTCGAACTTCGAGCCGGTCGATCGGGCGGGATTGTATTGGCACCTCGTCGACCTGATTTGGATCTTTCTCTTCCCGCTTCTCTACTTGATTCACTAG
- a CDS encoding cytochrome C oxidase subunit IV family protein → MSEIRSEREHESREAESLGHIVPLRVLLAVWFALVLLSLATVGAVRVELGSLNLWIALGIAFVKATLVGLYFMHLRYDQPFHAIALVGSLLFVVLFVGLALLDTAHYQHELIPGYAPAVRP, encoded by the coding sequence ATGAGCGAAATCCGAAGCGAGAGAGAGCACGAAAGCCGGGAGGCGGAATCATTGGGGCACATCGTTCCGCTCCGCGTCCTCCTTGCCGTCTGGTTCGCGCTCGTTCTTCTCAGCCTCGCGACCGTCGGGGCGGTCCGCGTCGAACTCGGATCGCTCAACCTCTGGATCGCGCTCGGCATCGCGTTCGTGAAGGCGACTCTCGTCGGCCTCTACTTCATGCACCTCCGCTACGATCAGCCCTTTCACGCGATCGCGCTTGTCGGATCGCTCCTCTTCGTCGTTCTCTTCGTTGGGCTCGCACTTCTCGACACCGCGCACTACCAGCACGAGCTGATTCCGGGCTACGCTCCCGCGGTGCGGCCGTGA
- a CDS encoding heme-copper oxidase subunit III gives MNHPPSETIGAGGAGARAGSDRRLGMFLFLLSLSVLFAASIAGYLVVRLRAPEWPPAGAPSLPAGLWLATLVLLLAGGAVHFAKTSTRAGKKTAARRALVVAFALGILFLVIQVRNWNALGPIEKTAPSALFGFTFYMLTGLHAAHVLGGLIALAIVAARAYRGPSSASEPGGIESCALYWHFLDAAWIVLFAVLLIGNA, from the coding sequence GTGAACCACCCCCCTTCCGAAACGATCGGCGCGGGCGGGGCGGGCGCCCGGGCGGGGAGCGACCGGCGTCTCGGAATGTTCCTCTTTCTCCTCTCGCTCTCGGTTCTCTTCGCGGCGAGCATCGCCGGCTATCTCGTCGTGAGGCTCCGCGCACCGGAGTGGCCTCCCGCCGGCGCCCCTTCTCTTCCGGCGGGTCTTTGGCTTGCCACGCTCGTCCTCCTTCTCGCAGGGGGAGCGGTACACTTCGCGAAGACGAGCACCCGGGCGGGCAAGAAGACCGCGGCGCGGCGCGCGCTCGTTGTCGCCTTCGCCCTCGGCATCCTCTTCCTCGTGATCCAAGTCCGAAACTGGAACGCGCTCGGTCCCATCGAAAAGACCGCGCCGAGCGCTCTTTTCGGCTTTACGTTTTATATGTTGACCGGATTGCACGCAGCTCACGTGCTTGGAGGACTCATCGCCCTCGCGATCGTCGCGGCGAGAGCTTATCGCGGCCCGTCCTCCGCCTCCGAGCCCGGTGGGATCGAATCCTGCGCGCTGTACTGGCATTTCCTCGACGCCGCGTGGATCGTGCTCTTCGCTGTCCTGCTCATCGGGAACGCGTAG